A stretch of Paludisphaera borealis DNA encodes these proteins:
- a CDS encoding PQQ-binding-like beta-propeller repeat protein yields MSRRLALVLAPLLLGMAGPWVQAQSTVPQDLIPKRTSLARLGLERQWMAVVPVAGSEQILRISRSADLFFVQTNQAMLHVYDAETGRHRWSAQLGEQAPSARPVSSNSYAVFATCANIMLALDRNTGRVIWRANLATIPTSGTACDEEHLLVGLNTGMVNCYRLKKEQEKGPATLLDSPALAWNLQTGGKVLTLPMIAERISLLGSSDGRVFVTLTDEPTPLYRVKTGGPIGEGLGTYGTRTLLIPSADYNLYAVDVLTTKMLWTFPSGAPIEQAPLIAGEDIFVVNTAGNLSVLEPSTGVPRWTLSTHSARLLGTSPTKVYLRTFDNDLLVVDRASGKVVADPSATFQRAGLNLREFDLSFPDRYDDRLFLGTSSGVVVCLREIGLTTPQLLRDPKAQPFAHVPPEGVSEKPAAPPAETEPGAEPNAGAAPAPEPDADPDAAPQPK; encoded by the coding sequence ATGTCCCGCCGACTCGCTCTGGTCCTCGCGCCCTTGCTGTTGGGCATGGCCGGCCCCTGGGTCCAGGCCCAATCGACGGTGCCGCAGGACCTGATCCCCAAGAGAACCTCGCTGGCGCGTCTGGGCCTGGAAAGGCAGTGGATGGCGGTGGTCCCGGTGGCGGGCTCCGAGCAGATCCTGCGGATCAGCCGCAGTGCGGACCTGTTCTTCGTCCAGACCAACCAGGCGATGCTTCACGTCTACGACGCCGAGACCGGGCGGCACCGCTGGTCGGCGCAGCTCGGCGAGCAGGCGCCCTCCGCGCGGCCGGTCTCGTCGAACAGCTACGCCGTGTTCGCGACGTGCGCGAACATCATGCTGGCCCTCGACCGCAACACCGGGCGGGTGATCTGGAGAGCCAACCTCGCGACCATTCCCACCAGCGGCACCGCCTGCGACGAGGAGCATCTTCTCGTCGGCCTGAACACCGGCATGGTCAATTGCTACCGGCTCAAGAAAGAGCAGGAGAAGGGGCCCGCCACGCTCCTCGACTCGCCGGCGCTGGCGTGGAACCTGCAAACCGGCGGCAAGGTTCTGACCCTGCCGATGATCGCCGAGCGGATCTCCCTCCTGGGCAGCAGCGACGGCCGCGTGTTCGTGACCTTGACGGACGAGCCCACGCCGCTGTATCGCGTGAAGACGGGCGGACCGATCGGCGAGGGCCTGGGGACGTACGGCACCCGCACGCTTCTGATCCCCTCCGCCGACTACAACCTGTACGCCGTGGACGTGCTGACCACGAAAATGCTCTGGACCTTCCCCTCGGGCGCGCCCATCGAGCAAGCCCCCCTGATCGCCGGCGAGGATATCTTCGTCGTCAACACGGCGGGGAACCTGAGCGTGCTTGAGCCGTCGACCGGCGTTCCCCGGTGGACGCTGTCGACGCACTCGGCCCGGCTGCTCGGCACCAGCCCCACCAAGGTTTATCTTCGCACTTTCGACAACGACCTGCTCGTGGTCGACCGGGCGAGCGGCAAGGTCGTGGCCGATCCCTCGGCCACCTTCCAGCGCGCCGGACTGAACCTGCGCGAATTCGACCTGAGCTTCCCCGACCGCTACGACGATCGGCTGTTCCTGGGCACGTCGTCGGGCGTGGTGGTTTGTTTGCGAGAAATCGGCCTGACCACGCCGCAGTTGCTGCGCGATCCCAAGGCCCAGCCCTTCGCCCACGTCCCGCCTGAAGGCGTCAGCGAAAAGCCCGCGGCCCCTCCGGCCGAAACGGAGCCCGGCGCTGAGCCGAACGCCGGCGCCGCCCCCGCGCCGGAGCCGGACGCCGACCCCGACGCCGCGCCGCAGCCGAAATGA
- the purH gene encoding bifunctional phosphoribosylaminoimidazolecarboxamide formyltransferase/IMP cyclohydrolase produces the protein MMENVAKPETWAPVRRAILSVSDKRGLVELAQALADQGVDLIASGGTRTALAKAGLPVVEVAEYTGQPEILGGRVKTLHPRIHGGILARRNLPEDIETLAASGMEPIDLVVVNLYPFEATIAKPDASFEEAVENIDIGGPSLIRGAAKNHDHVAVLTDPDQYERFLAEFRSNGGTTLETRKRLAREAFAQTGAYDKAIAGYFEKCAALESGSEPAAESLPAALNIQFPLRQPLRYGENPHQQAAMYVDPSAHGPNLATARVLHGKELSYNNILDLDSALRLIRLFDEPAACILKHNNPCGAAIADDLATAFERAYEGDPVSAFGGIVGLNRPVDLATAELMCKPGRFLEAILAPGFEPDALALLTTKPTWKNSIRLIDLQAPIGPATPSPSGWDLRRIEGGMLAQSWDELEADPASGEVKSKRAPTATERRDLGFAWKIGSMVKSNAIVVVKDGQLLGVGAGQMSRLDSVRIAVEKAGAKARGSVLASDAFFPFRDGPDTAAAAGVAAIIQPGGSKRDVETIAACDEHGMAMIFTGRRHFRH, from the coding sequence ATGATGGAGAACGTCGCAAAGCCCGAGACCTGGGCGCCGGTCCGCCGAGCCATCCTCAGCGTTTCCGACAAGCGTGGGCTCGTTGAGCTGGCCCAGGCGCTGGCCGATCAAGGGGTCGACCTGATCGCCAGCGGCGGAACGCGCACGGCCCTGGCCAAGGCCGGACTGCCGGTCGTCGAGGTCGCCGAGTACACCGGCCAGCCCGAGATCCTCGGCGGCCGGGTCAAGACCCTTCACCCCCGGATTCACGGCGGCATCCTGGCGCGCCGCAACCTTCCTGAAGACATCGAGACCCTCGCCGCCTCCGGGATGGAGCCGATCGACCTGGTGGTCGTGAACCTCTACCCGTTCGAGGCCACGATCGCGAAGCCGGACGCCAGCTTTGAAGAGGCCGTCGAGAACATCGACATCGGCGGCCCGTCGCTGATCCGGGGCGCCGCCAAGAATCACGACCACGTCGCGGTGCTGACCGACCCCGACCAGTACGAGCGGTTCCTCGCCGAATTCCGATCGAACGGCGGGACGACCCTCGAAACCCGCAAGCGGCTGGCCCGCGAGGCGTTCGCCCAGACCGGCGCGTACGACAAGGCGATCGCTGGTTACTTCGAGAAGTGCGCCGCGTTGGAATCCGGTTCGGAACCGGCCGCCGAGTCGCTGCCGGCGGCGCTCAACATCCAGTTCCCGCTCCGTCAGCCGCTCCGCTACGGCGAGAACCCGCACCAGCAGGCGGCGATGTACGTCGACCCTTCGGCCCACGGGCCGAACCTGGCGACGGCCCGCGTGCTCCACGGCAAGGAACTGTCGTACAACAACATCCTCGACCTCGACAGCGCCTTGCGGCTGATCCGCCTGTTCGACGAGCCGGCGGCCTGCATCCTCAAGCACAACAACCCGTGCGGCGCGGCGATCGCCGACGACCTCGCGACGGCCTTCGAGCGCGCCTACGAGGGCGATCCCGTGAGCGCCTTCGGCGGGATCGTGGGGCTCAACCGGCCTGTCGACCTGGCCACGGCCGAGCTGATGTGCAAGCCGGGGCGGTTCCTGGAGGCGATCCTCGCCCCGGGCTTCGAGCCCGACGCCCTCGCCTTACTGACCACCAAGCCCACCTGGAAGAACAGCATCCGCCTGATCGACCTTCAGGCCCCGATCGGCCCGGCGACGCCCTCGCCTTCGGGCTGGGATCTGCGGCGGATCGAGGGGGGCATGCTGGCGCAGAGCTGGGACGAGTTGGAAGCCGATCCGGCTTCGGGCGAGGTAAAGTCGAAGCGGGCGCCGACCGCGACCGAGCGGCGCGATCTCGGATTCGCCTGGAAGATCGGCTCGATGGTGAAGTCGAACGCGATCGTCGTCGTCAAGGACGGCCAGTTGCTGGGCGTCGGCGCCGGTCAGATGAGCCGGCTCGACTCGGTGCGAATCGCCGTCGAGAAGGCCGGGGCGAAGGCGCGCGGCAGCGTGCTGGCTTCGGACGCGTTCTTCCCGTTCCGCGACGGCCCCGACACGGCGGCGGCGGCGGGCGTGGCCGCGATCATCCAGCCCGGCGGCTCGAAGCGCGACGTCGAAACCATCGCAGCCTGCGACGAGCACGGCATGGCCATGATCTTCACTGGCCGCCGTCACTTCCGGCATTGA
- a CDS encoding Ig-like domain repeat protein — MNAFTQTARLVETPSNDFSNSLSITADGRTIAVGAPRQADAAGQTTGGVHVYTRSGETWTRTSDLRPVEPVDYGWFGCATAISADGSTLAIGALATSADPLVRDGAVYIYARDGDQWNYVQKISPTGSTNRQQFGGALAINADGGVIAVGAQYEGAGAVYVYEKGGDAWGLAKKLQPDDGDSFRWFGAALAIDGTGTTLVVGAPGPPTSPLWGPRGAAYFYTNSGPGWTETAKITPQTPSVGVYLGTSVAISVDGSTALIGGATLDPGDQYNHRNVLVFSRSDADWAQSGTLALSSEQEVPGFGAALALNADGTRALATSVRATIAGREAQGAAFVFDRSPSGWHSISWFTQDDGQAGSYFGNSVAMSNDTVVVGAFDPSTASGFTAKTGIVYVFKSQPGFDVFEGPSDQKVTVGRSATFAASATAPNLTARWQTSTDGGSEWADVAGATQAVTVGGVTESWYTVTTTPNDSGSLYRVVFTDAASVASRTSYPALLTVEKASATLSLSSSLNPRRLSDPLSITVLAASSVPGLAPPDGGIIHLAIDTYRFAGPIVRGRAVFSIPTGPTAKVYTVSATYDGDAYFKAVMTSMTQDVVRGRSSLTAAVPAEARLGEPVTIEANVAYAGTISTPGGGVVSMDGGQPFRFDQTTSSAGVVKISFTMSDLALGDHYFQFVYLGDPQASSAASGVYRLTIKPPGAPINTGLARAFFEPAAAPAGAGGSTATSDSWNQVSGLATNGGPADQTVIAGEPATFTASATTPYQSVQWQFSDDGGTTWTDVAGATRAWLRVETRIEESGRRFRAVLIDEDGGSKPTPDAALTLLPRTVDLSFFNYTSPSVSKEGIWYLFEVHSMFGGPETPTGAVHLFIGSDELTAPVVNGQATFILPSTISRGSYPIRVVYESSDRLFADASLTTTLLVRRTESAIFAEPIGITTLGWPTNLTIHLSPRDSTPPLPSGGVLVLQSGQPIALVPLQGSGVFLELRLPVGDYYFQFVYLGDPFIAASSSEVYHVIVKPVPPYVPKTVISSNRSTASVEAVESRLSASAPLATPRPSPPFGKLRVDRSGMITAGPARPFTTRLSHRPIAAVRTWRGMGGRLMSGAAE, encoded by the coding sequence ATGAACGCCTTCACCCAGACGGCAAGACTCGTGGAGACGCCCAGTAATGACTTCAGCAACTCGCTCTCCATTACAGCCGACGGTCGAACGATCGCGGTCGGGGCGCCTCGGCAGGCTGACGCGGCCGGACAGACCACAGGTGGGGTTCACGTCTATACTCGATCCGGCGAGACGTGGACCAGGACGTCCGACCTGCGGCCCGTTGAGCCTGTCGACTACGGCTGGTTCGGCTGCGCGACGGCGATCAGCGCCGATGGATCGACCCTGGCGATTGGAGCGCTTGCGACTTCGGCCGATCCCTTGGTTCGCGATGGAGCCGTCTACATCTATGCGCGCGACGGCGACCAATGGAACTACGTCCAAAAAATCAGTCCGACGGGAAGCACGAACCGCCAACAGTTCGGAGGCGCCCTGGCGATCAACGCCGACGGTGGGGTGATCGCCGTAGGTGCTCAGTACGAGGGAGCGGGGGCGGTCTACGTCTATGAGAAGGGCGGGGACGCCTGGGGCCTGGCGAAAAAGCTTCAACCCGACGACGGCGATTCGTTCAGGTGGTTCGGGGCCGCGCTGGCCATCGATGGAACGGGGACCACGCTAGTGGTCGGCGCCCCGGGGCCCCCGACGTCCCCGCTCTGGGGGCCCCGGGGCGCCGCGTATTTCTACACGAATTCGGGACCGGGTTGGACCGAAACGGCCAAGATAACGCCCCAAACCCCTTCTGTAGGCGTTTATCTAGGCACTTCGGTGGCGATCAGCGTCGACGGTTCGACCGCGCTGATCGGCGGCGCGACGCTCGACCCTGGCGACCAGTATAACCACCGCAACGTCCTGGTCTTCTCTCGATCGGATGCCGATTGGGCGCAGTCCGGCACGCTGGCGCTGTCGTCAGAGCAGGAAGTCCCTGGCTTCGGTGCCGCCCTGGCCCTCAACGCCGACGGCACGCGCGCCTTGGCCACGTCCGTCCGGGCGACGATCGCCGGCCGAGAGGCTCAGGGAGCGGCGTTCGTATTCGACCGATCGCCGTCCGGATGGCATTCGATATCCTGGTTCACGCAGGACGACGGCCAAGCTGGGAGCTATTTCGGGAACTCAGTCGCCATGTCGAACGACACCGTCGTCGTCGGCGCGTTCGACCCCAGCACCGCCAGTGGCTTCACGGCCAAGACCGGAATCGTGTACGTGTTCAAGAGCCAGCCCGGCTTCGACGTGTTCGAAGGCCCGAGCGATCAGAAAGTCACGGTCGGCCGATCCGCGACGTTCGCGGCCTCCGCGACCGCGCCGAACCTGACGGCCCGGTGGCAGACGAGCACTGACGGCGGAAGCGAATGGGCCGACGTTGCTGGCGCGACCCAGGCCGTGACGGTCGGCGGAGTCACGGAGAGTTGGTACACCGTGACGACGACTCCGAACGATTCGGGCTCGCTCTACCGCGTCGTCTTCACCGACGCCGCCTCAGTCGCGTCGCGCACGAGCTACCCGGCGCTCCTCACGGTGGAAAAGGCTTCGGCGACGCTCTCATTGTCCTCCAGCCTTAATCCTCGACGCCTCAGTGACCCGCTCTCCATCACCGTCCTCGCCGCGTCAAGCGTCCCTGGCCTCGCGCCACCCGACGGTGGAATCATCCACCTCGCCATCGACACCTACCGCTTCGCGGGCCCGATCGTGCGCGGTCGGGCGGTCTTTTCGATTCCGACCGGACCGACTGCAAAAGTCTACACAGTCAGTGCTACCTACGACGGTGATGCGTATTTCAAAGCCGTTATGACGTCCATGACTCAGGATGTCGTCCGGGGGCGGTCGAGCTTGACCGCCGCGGTTCCGGCCGAGGCGAGGCTTGGCGAACCGGTGACGATCGAGGCGAACGTCGCGTACGCCGGGACCATCTCCACGCCGGGCGGTGGCGTGGTCTCCATGGACGGCGGCCAACCGTTCCGATTCGATCAGACGACGTCGTCCGCGGGAGTCGTCAAAATCTCGTTCACCATGTCCGATCTCGCCCTGGGCGACCATTATTTCCAGTTCGTCTATCTAGGCGATCCCCAGGCGTCCTCGGCGGCGTCGGGCGTGTACCGCCTGACGATCAAACCGCCCGGCGCGCCGATCAACACCGGACTCGCGCGCGCCTTTTTCGAGCCGGCCGCGGCTCCTGCCGGAGCGGGAGGATCGACCGCCACCTCTGATTCTTGGAATCAGGTGAGCGGCCTCGCGACGAACGGTGGTCCGGCCGATCAAACGGTGATCGCCGGCGAGCCTGCCACCTTCACCGCCTCGGCGACCACCCCATACCAGTCGGTTCAGTGGCAGTTCAGCGATGACGGCGGAACCACCTGGACGGACGTCGCCGGCGCAACGCGGGCGTGGCTTCGAGTCGAAACCCGGATCGAAGAGTCAGGCCGGCGGTTCCGCGCCGTGTTAATCGACGAGGACGGAGGATCCAAACCGACGCCCGACGCCGCGCTCACGCTGCTCCCTCGGACCGTGGACCTGAGTTTCTTCAACTATACGAGTCCGAGTGTTTCCAAAGAGGGCATATGGTACTTATTTGAAGTCCATTCCATGTTCGGCGGCCCTGAAACGCCGACGGGTGCCGTGCATCTCTTCATTGGCTCGGACGAGTTGACCGCGCCAGTCGTCAATGGCCAGGCGACCTTCATTCTCCCTTCCACGATCTCGCGAGGTTCCTATCCGATCCGAGTGGTCTATGAGTCGAGCGACCGGCTGTTCGCCGACGCCAGCTTGACTACCACGCTCCTCGTCCGACGGACTGAATCCGCGATATTCGCTGAGCCTATCGGGATCACGACGCTCGGCTGGCCGACGAATCTGACCATCCACCTGAGCCCGAGGGATTCCACTCCGCCCCTGCCCAGCGGCGGCGTCTTGGTCCTTCAAAGTGGACAGCCGATCGCATTGGTGCCTCTACAAGGCTCGGGAGTATTCCTTGAACTACGCCTGCCCGTGGGCGATTACTACTTCCAGTTCGTCTACCTTGGCGACCCATTCATAGCCGCGTCAAGTTCAGAGGTCTACCACGTGATCGTCAAGCCCGTCCCTCCGTATGTTCCGAAGACGGTGATCTCATCGAACAGGTCGACAGCAAGCGTCGAGGCCGTCGAATCGAGGCTTTCGGCGTCCGCTCCGCTTGCGACGCCCCGGCCGTCGCCTCCGTTCGGCAAGCTCCGGGTCGATCGGTCTGGAATGATCACAGCCGGCCCCGCAAGGCCGTTCACGACGAGGCTCTCGCACCGACCGATCGCCGCCGTCCGGACCTGGCGAGGAATGGGCGGAAGGCTCATGAGCGGCGCGGCGGAATAA
- a CDS encoding MBL fold metallo-hydrolase: protein MAEYTIDVIESAPFGQLAYVIWSPERSDAVVIDPGFDSETILALLKEDKKSLAAILNTHGHVDHIAGNAALKKAYPDAPLIIGRHEEKLLTDPESNLSMPFGVAVTSPPPDRLVDDGDRLELAGFTFEVREIPGHSPGSVVYLCETFSPAFVFSGDVLFPGSVGRTDFPGGDHLTLMAGIFNKLLTLPDDTRIHPGHGGVTTIGAEKQSNAWIRDYRSRQKPADG, encoded by the coding sequence GTGGCAGAGTATACGATCGACGTCATCGAATCGGCCCCGTTCGGGCAGCTCGCCTACGTCATCTGGTCGCCCGAGCGGTCGGACGCCGTCGTCATCGATCCGGGCTTCGACTCCGAGACGATCCTGGCGCTGTTGAAGGAAGACAAGAAGTCTCTGGCCGCCATCCTCAACACCCACGGCCATGTCGACCACATCGCCGGCAACGCGGCCCTCAAAAAAGCATATCCCGACGCCCCGCTCATCATCGGTCGCCATGAGGAAAAACTCCTCACCGATCCGGAAAGCAATCTCAGCATGCCCTTCGGCGTGGCGGTCACCAGCCCGCCCCCCGACCGGCTGGTCGACGACGGCGATCGGCTCGAACTCGCCGGTTTCACGTTCGAGGTCCGCGAGATCCCCGGCCACAGCCCGGGCTCGGTGGTCTACCTCTGCGAGACGTTCTCCCCCGCGTTCGTCTTCAGCGGCGACGTCCTGTTCCCGGGCTCGGTCGGCCGCACCGACTTCCCCGGCGGCGACCACCTCACGCTCATGGCCGGGATCTTCAATAAGCTCTTGACCCTGCCCGACGACACCCGCATCCACCCCGGGCACGGCGGGGTCACCACCATCGGCGCGGAGAAACAGTCCAACGCCTGGATTCGCGACTACCGCTCGCGCCAGAAGCCGGCCGACGGCTGA
- a CDS encoding metallophosphoesterase yields the protein MNVWAISDLHLSLARPERRERYAERWRDHVTRIETNWRQTVRADDLVLLPGDVSMARNHRDLQPDLKWLDQLPGTKVLAPGNHDLWWNDVEKIRPMLRRSLRAVDGDAVAFGGVVVAGARAASLPREEPTAAESTEIDRAFATAQAAIEAAAKLRTDARQPLYVLWHYPPFDPFGRPGPWIELFEEHGVSGCVYGHLHTQDQWSRAVQGLRGKVRYHCVAADAVGFRPLRVSV from the coding sequence ATGAACGTCTGGGCGATCTCCGACCTCCACCTCTCGCTGGCCCGTCCCGAACGTCGCGAACGTTACGCCGAGCGGTGGCGCGATCATGTGACCCGCATCGAAACGAACTGGCGGCAGACCGTGCGGGCCGACGACCTCGTGCTGCTGCCGGGCGACGTCTCGATGGCCCGCAACCATCGCGACCTCCAGCCCGACCTAAAGTGGCTCGACCAGCTTCCCGGAACCAAGGTGCTCGCGCCCGGCAACCACGACCTGTGGTGGAACGACGTCGAGAAGATCCGACCGATGCTCAGACGCTCGCTCCGAGCCGTCGACGGCGACGCGGTGGCCTTCGGCGGGGTCGTCGTCGCCGGGGCGCGGGCCGCCTCGCTTCCCAGGGAAGAGCCGACCGCCGCCGAGTCGACCGAAATCGACCGCGCGTTCGCGACGGCCCAGGCCGCGATCGAGGCCGCCGCGAAGCTTCGGACCGACGCCCGCCAGCCGCTGTACGTCCTCTGGCACTACCCGCCGTTCGACCCCTTCGGCCGCCCCGGCCCCTGGATCGAGCTGTTTGAAGAGCACGGCGTCTCGGGCTGCGTCTACGGCCATCTCCATACTCAGGACCAGTGGTCGCGGGCCGTCCAGGGCCTTCGCGGGAAGGTCCGATACCACTGCGTCGCCGCCGACGCCGTCGGCTTCCGGCCGCTTCGCGTCAGCGTTTAA
- the csrA gene encoding carbon storage regulator CsrA produces the protein MLVLSRKLGEKIVIGDNIVITVVKIDRNQIRMGIEAPHDIPVYREEIAPQRIKQEALVEVGV, from the coding sequence ATGCTGGTTCTAAGCAGGAAGCTGGGCGAGAAGATCGTGATCGGCGACAACATCGTGATCACGGTGGTCAAGATCGACCGCAACCAGATCCGGATGGGGATCGAAGCTCCTCACGACATTCCCGTCTACCGTGAAGAGATCGCCCCGCAGCGCATCAAGCAAGAGGCTCTGGTCGAGGTCGGCGTCTGA
- the rimI gene encoding ribosomal protein S18-alanine N-acetyltransferase has product MSTLPSSPAQARVHVRWMIRRDMPEVLGIEHASFEFPWCEEEFLRVLRQRNCIGMVAEQGERIVGYMIYELHRNRIHVLDFATHPEFRRQGIGRQMVAKLVSKLSTQRRNRIALHVRETNVAAQFFYKVMGFRAVEVLREHFADTGEDAYGMLYHLDETAILTPPATTNRIARQLGN; this is encoded by the coding sequence ATGAGTACGCTACCATCCTCCCCGGCGCAGGCTCGTGTGCACGTCCGCTGGATGATCCGGCGCGACATGCCCGAAGTACTGGGCATCGAGCATGCGAGTTTCGAGTTCCCGTGGTGCGAGGAAGAGTTCCTCCGGGTGCTCCGCCAGCGCAACTGCATCGGCATGGTCGCCGAGCAGGGAGAGCGGATCGTCGGCTACATGATCTACGAGTTGCATCGCAACCGGATTCATGTGCTCGACTTCGCCACCCACCCAGAATTCCGTCGCCAGGGGATCGGGCGGCAGATGGTGGCCAAGCTCGTGAGCAAGCTTTCCACTCAACGGCGGAACCGGATCGCCTTACACGTCCGCGAAACCAACGTCGCGGCCCAGTTCTTCTACAAGGTGATGGGATTTCGGGCCGTCGAAGTCCTCCGCGAGCACTTCGCCGACACCGGCGAGGACGCCTACGGCATGCTCTACCACCTCGACGAGACGGCGATCCTCACCCCCCCCGCGACGACCAACCGCATCGCCCGCCAGCTCGGAAACTGA
- a CDS encoding sugar phosphate isomerase/epimerase family protein: MYACWSARAVGLDLPAEATIEVAAKAGFEGVDFMVRDLVEAGANVDGLRSRMDDLNLRGGAWVLPMNWKNDHEAFESDLKRLPIYAAAAERLGLARTGTWVRFETDPVADLDRISRADRERLADEATAWQLDRLGRIARILDDHGSRLGLEFIGSQAAPTGRGVRLVGTYTELRQRFGRLAAEHPNVGVLVDAFHIFAAGETVDDALTGGVESVVWVHLADPTKLDRASLRDEERTLPGESGTGLSESLLETLATWGYDGPVTVEPLGRCSLLERLDPLETALKTRKSLRRIWPGSDHGPART, encoded by the coding sequence GTGTATGCATGCTGGAGCGCCAGGGCGGTCGGGTTGGATCTGCCGGCCGAGGCGACGATCGAGGTCGCGGCGAAGGCGGGGTTCGAGGGGGTCGATTTCATGGTTCGCGACCTGGTCGAGGCCGGCGCGAACGTCGACGGGCTTCGGAGTCGGATGGACGACCTGAACCTGCGCGGCGGGGCGTGGGTGCTCCCCATGAACTGGAAGAACGACCACGAGGCGTTTGAGAGCGACCTGAAGCGGTTGCCCATATATGCGGCGGCCGCCGAGCGGTTGGGGCTCGCCCGGACGGGAACCTGGGTGCGGTTCGAGACCGATCCGGTGGCGGACCTCGATCGGATCTCACGCGCGGACCGCGAGCGCCTGGCGGATGAGGCGACGGCCTGGCAGCTCGATCGTCTGGGGCGGATCGCGCGGATTCTCGACGATCACGGCAGCCGGCTGGGGCTGGAGTTCATCGGATCACAAGCGGCGCCGACGGGTCGCGGAGTGCGGCTGGTGGGGACGTACACCGAGCTGCGCCAGCGGTTCGGCAGGCTGGCGGCCGAACACCCGAATGTGGGCGTCCTGGTCGATGCGTTCCACATCTTCGCCGCGGGCGAGACCGTGGACGATGCACTCACGGGGGGCGTGGAGTCCGTCGTGTGGGTTCATCTGGCCGACCCGACGAAACTCGATCGAGCGAGCTTGCGGGATGAGGAACGAACCTTGCCCGGAGAATCCGGCACGGGCCTCAGCGAGAGTCTGCTTGAAACCCTCGCGACTTGGGGCTATGACGGGCCGGTCACGGTCGAGCCGTTGGGACGCTGCTCATTGCTTGAACGCCTGGACCCGCTTGAGACGGCCTTGAAGACGCGCAAGTCGCTACGGCGCATCTGGCCGGGATCGGATCACGGTCCAGCACGGACATGA
- a CDS encoding DUF1571 domain-containing protein, protein MLPNRSRGKSGPIAEPRRLVTSTRRLAASSLLLTFAMAADAPKEKVDVPAAKAEQAKPEPKADKKEPARAADQVALSNGGTSARTALKPDLSAKTTGLATPPTIAEAPIVRAIRTMAECQARFDKVKDYTCTFYKRERIDGKLGVLHVLNMKVRNEPRSVYLKFEQPHRGREAIYVEGRNKGRVLAHDVGLNKFLAGTLELEPRSTRAMQDCRHPITEAGIGSLIRTVSDRWAAELKNSESVVLFDADMRIGSARCLLIEAIHPDRGPGYVFHKVRLFIDAELGFPVRFEGYDWPKEEGGEAELMEEYAYDDVKLNVGLVDHDFDTSNRLYSFGRF, encoded by the coding sequence ATGCTTCCGAATCGATCTCGCGGCAAGAGCGGCCCGATCGCCGAGCCTCGACGCCTCGTCACCTCCACGCGCCGGCTCGCCGCCTCCTCGCTGCTGCTGACGTTCGCCATGGCGGCCGACGCTCCGAAGGAGAAGGTCGACGTCCCGGCCGCGAAAGCCGAGCAAGCCAAACCCGAGCCGAAAGCCGATAAGAAGGAACCGGCCCGAGCCGCCGATCAGGTGGCCCTGTCGAACGGCGGAACCTCGGCTCGCACGGCCCTCAAGCCCGACCTCTCGGCCAAGACGACCGGCCTGGCCACCCCCCCCACGATCGCCGAAGCGCCGATCGTCCGCGCCATCCGCACGATGGCCGAATGCCAGGCCCGGTTCGACAAGGTCAAGGACTACACCTGCACGTTCTATAAGCGCGAGCGGATCGACGGCAAGCTCGGCGTGCTGCACGTCCTGAACATGAAGGTCCGCAACGAGCCGCGGAGCGTCTACCTCAAGTTCGAGCAGCCGCACCGGGGCCGCGAGGCGATCTACGTCGAAGGCCGCAACAAGGGACGCGTTCTCGCCCATGACGTCGGCCTGAACAAGTTCCTGGCCGGCACGCTCGAACTCGAACCCCGTTCAACCCGCGCAATGCAAGACTGCCGGCATCCGATCACCGAGGCCGGCATCGGCTCGCTGATCCGGACTGTGTCCGACCGCTGGGCGGCCGAACTGAAGAACTCCGAATCGGTCGTCCTCTTCGACGCCGACATGCGAATCGGCTCGGCCCGCTGCCTTTTGATCGAAGCCATCCACCCCGATCGAGGTCCGGGCTACGTGTTCCACAAGGTCCGCCTGTTCATCGACGCCGAACTGGGGTTCCCGGTCCGGTTCGAGGGCTACGACTGGCCCAAGGAAGAAGGGGGCGAGGCCGAACTCATGGAAGAGTACGCCTACGACGACGTCAAGCTCAACGTCGGCCTGGTCGACCACGATTTCGACACCTCCAACCGCCTCTACTCGTTCGGTCGATTCTGA